A stretch of DNA from Pasteurellaceae bacterium RH1A:
TGGGATCTTAGACCGAATTGACAGCCTAACGGCAGCGGTTCCATTTTTCGCAACCTTCTTCTTTTTAGTTTTATAGGGTGAACCTTTGACCTCCATCTTAGCTTTTTTTGTCTTAATCTGCGTCCTCGTGGCGGTTCACGAGTACGGGCATTTCTGGGCGGCACGCAAGTGTGGCGTCAAGGTGCTGCGTTTTTCCATTGGCTTTGGCAAGGTGCTTTATAAGAAGGTGGACAAGCAGGGCACGGAATGGGTTTTTTCCCTGATTCCGCTGGGCGGCTACGTCAAAATGCTCAATGATGAACCAGAAGGCCAAGATCATGAACGCTATGACAACAAGAGTGTTTATCAGCGGATGTTTATTATCCTGGCAGGTCCTGTGGCCAACTTCCTCTTTGCCATTTTGGCCTATTGGGCGGTGTTTGTGGCAGGCGTGCCAACAGTAAAACCTGTGGTCGGAACAGTTGTGCCTCATAGCATTGCCGCAGTGGCGAAACTTCCTGACGATTTTGAAATCAAAAGCGTGGCAGGCCGACCAGTCCAGGACTGGGAAGAAACCGTGCTGGCCTTGGTGGGAGCTGTCGGCTCAAGCCGTGTGGAAGTCTCAGGCAACCTGATTGACGACCAGCGCCGCCAAGATTTTGTGCTGGACTTATCTGGCTGGAAGATTGACGGCAACCAGGAAAACCCGCTGACCCAGCTGGGCATCCGCCCCCAAAGTGGCAAGATTGAGCCGACCATTCGGGCGGTTAGCGAAGGTTCAGCCGCCCAGCAGGCCGGCCTCAAAGCAGGGGATAAGATCTTAAGCATCAATGGCCAACCCTTTGACTGGCTTTTCCTAACCCAAGAGATTAAAACAGGCCAGCCCTTGGATCTCAAGGTTGAACAGGCAGGCGAGCCAAGAGAGTTGGTGCTCAACCCTGTTTGGAATGAAAAGGAAGGTCGCTACTTGGTCGGCCTTAGCCCAACCTTCCAGCCCTTGGCTGAAAAGTATCGTACTGAGCTAAAATATGATATTCTTTCGGCATTTGGTAAAAGCCTAGAAAAAGTCGGTTCCCTGATCTATACCATCATCCAGTTTATTGGCAACCTGATCACGGGTGATCTGTCGCTCAAAAACATGGGCGGGCCGATTTCCATGGCCAAGGGGGCAGGCTCTACGGTTGAAATTGGCCTGGTCTATTACCTAAGTTATATGGCCCTTATCAGCGTGAACCTGGGCGTGATGAATTTATTCCCAATCGTGCCGCTAGACGGCGGCCGACTGGTTTTATTGGGTGTTGAGGCCGTGAGACGCAAGCCCGTTTCAGAAAAAATTCAGCTTGTTTTTCAACAGCTTGGAATGGCCTTTGTACTGGGGTTGATGGCCTTTGCCCTCTTTAATGACATAATTCGTTTTTAGGCTTGCTACAAGCGGTCTGATTTTTACAAAATTTTGCAAACAATAGGATGCGTTAAATGAAAAAACTCTTACTTTCCACTCTTTTACTGGCCAATGGCGTGGCCGTGGTTGCTGCGCCTTTCGTGGTAAAGGATATTCGTGTTGAAGGTGTTTCGGCAGAAACAGAGGCCTCTGTTATCCCGACCCTGCCTGTAAAAGTGGGGCAAAGGGCAACAGATGCGGACATCAGTAACTTGGTCAGACAGCTTTTTGTACAAGATCGCTTCGATAATATTTCTGCCCGCCGTGAAGGCAGCACCCTTGTGGTTCAAGTGGCCGAGCGTCCTGTCTTAAGCGAGGTAAAGGTGGAGGGCAATAAGGCCATTCCAACTGAGGCTTTAGAGCAAAACCTCAAGGCCAACCTGATTTCTAAGGGTGAAGTTTATAATGCTGATAAGGTCAAAGCCTTTGCAGACAGCTTGCTTGAGCACTATCACTCAACAGGCCGCTATAACGCTACAGTTGAGCCAGTCCTTACCCCAACGCCCGAGGGCGGCAACCAGCTGACCATCAAGATTGATGAAAATGACGTGACCTACGTTAAAAATATTCAGTTTGAAGGGTTAAGTGCCTTTAAAGAGAAAAAACTACTAAGTCAGCTTAATATTCAGCCAGATGTGCCTTGGTGGGATCTCTTTAACAGCAGCAAGTACGAAGGCCAGGCCCAGCAGCAGGACTTCGACATTTTACGCAGCTACTATATGGACAGGGGTTATGCCAAATACCGCCTGGCAAATTACGATGCCAAGTTCAGCGATGACAAAAAAGAAGTGGATTTAACCTATACCATCCACGAGGGCGATCAGTACCGTGTCAGCGAAATCCGCATTGTGGGCGACACCGCCAACCTGACCAATGAATTAACCGCCTTAACCAAGAACTATGAAATTGGCGATCTCTTCCGTGCCAATGAGCTACAAAAATTAGAAGAGGCCATCAAGGACAAGCTGGGCCAGTATGGCTACGGCTCGGCCAAGGTTGATCTCTACCCAAGTTTTGATGAAGAAAACAAAACTGTGCGGGTAAACTTTATTGTCGATGCCGGCAAACGCCTCTATGTGCGTAAGATTCGCTTTGAGGGCAATGATGTAACCGCCGACTCCACCCTACGCCGTGAAATGCGTCAGCAAGAAGGGGCTTGGCTCTCCACCACCGCAACTGCCCTGGGCAAGGCCCGTTTAGAACGGACAGGCTTCTATGAAACCGTGGATATGCAAACCCTTCCAGTGCAAAATTCAGTCGATCAGGTAGATGTGGTTTATAAAATCAAGGAACGTAACACAGGCAGCATCAACTTTGGTATCGGCTACGGCACAGAAAGCGGCTTTAGCTACCAGGCTGGGATCAAGCAGGATAACTTCTTGGGTATGGGTTCAACCATCAGCCTGAGCGGCACCCGTAATGACTACGGCACCAGCGTTAATCTAGGCTACACCGAACCCTACTTCACTAAAGACGGGGTCAGCTTAGGCGGTAACATCTTCTATGAAGATTATGACAACTCCAAAAACAACAGCTCGGCCAGCTATAAACGTAAAACCTACGGCATTGACGGTACCTTGGGCTTCCCAGTGGATGAATATAATTCATACTACCTAGGCCTGGGCGTGGTGCGGGATAAGTTAAGCAACGTCACCCGTGAGTTTAACCGTGAGATCTATGTAAATTCCATGGACTTTGACTATGACCGAGCAGGCGATGTTTACAGACGGATTAAAACCACCGACTTTAACTTCAGCTTTGGTTGGAACTACAACAGCCTCAACCGTGGTTTCTTGCCAACCCAGGGCTTACAGGCCAGCCTGGGCGGGCGTGTGACCATTCCGGGTTCAGACAACAAGTACTACAAACTGAGTGCAGGCTTCTCCCACTACTATCCGCTTAACCGTGAACACAAGTGGGTGGTCAATACCCGTGTGAACCTGGCCTATGCCAACGGCTTTGGCGGCAAGGGCTTGCCATTCTTCCAAACCTACAGTGCGGGCGGGATTGGCTCGGTGCGTGGCTTTAGCTATGGCGCCATTGGGCCAAGAGCCATTTATCTGGATCAAAATAAGCAATTTAATTCCCACAGCTATGATGTAGTAGGTGGTAATGCTATGGGCACAGCCAGCCTTGAGTTGATTATGCCAACCCCATTTGTCAGTGAAAAATACCAGCACAATGTGCGGACATCTGCCTTCTTTGATATTGGTTCTGTCTGGAATACAAAATGGAATAAGGATCTTTATCCAGCCCTACCTGATTTCGGTGACTACAAAAAATTCCGTTCATCAGCGGGTATTGCTTTCCAATGGAATTCACCGATTGGGCCTTTGGTCTTCTCTTACGCCAAACCAATTCGTAAGTACGATGGCGATGATATTGAGCAATTCCAATTCAGCATTGGTAGTTCATTCTAGTTAAGTTGGCGGTATGATTTGCAAAAAAAAGCCTAAAAACATACCGCTTGTTTCCTCATTTATTTGATTTATAAGGATTTTTAATGAAAAACGTATTTAAATTTGCAAGCCTTAGCGCAACCCTAGCCCTTGCTATGGGCGCTGCCCATGCAGCTGATAAGATCGGCTTTATCAGCCCTGAATTTATCATGGCCAACCACCCAGCCTTTGTTAATCCAGAGTCTGATTTTGTTAAAGCTGTGAAAAAAGAAGAAGAGGCTTTTGCGGAAGATGACAAAAAATTTGCTGATGAAGACAAGAAATTAGCCGAAGAAAACAAGGCCCTTGAAGCAGAAGGCAAAAAATTACAGACTGAACAGGCGGCTGTTGAAAAATCCATCAAACAAAAAGCGGCAGCTCTTGAAAAAGAAGCCCCACGTTTACGCAGTGCTGACATCAAAAAACGTCAAGATGCCATCAATGCGGAAGGCAAGGCCTTTGAGCGTAAAGTGACCGCTTTCCAGAAAAAAGAAGATGCCTTTAGAAAGAAAGTCGCTGACTTCCAAAAACGTGCGGCTGAATTCCAAGACAAGGTAAACCAATCACAACGTGCTTTAGCGGTTGAGCGTGCCAAGGTTCAAGAAGAAGTGATTGGCCAGGTGAATGATGCCATCAAGAAAGTGGCAGCCAACAAGGGTTACACCCTGGTGCTTGATGCCAAGGCGGTGATGTTCACCACCAGCGAAAATGACGATATTTCTGAAGAGGTCTTGAAAGAAGTAGGCGGCACCCTGCCTGTTGCACAGCCAACCGTTCCAGCGCCAGCAGAAGCAGCCCCTGCACAGCCAGCACCAGAGAGCAAATAATGGCAAGTTTCCGTTTAGATGACCTAGCGGAACAAATCGGCGGCACGCTTCGGGGTGCAGCCGATTTGGCCATTTCCAGCATTGCTGCCCTCGAGAAGGCAGATGGTTCGCAAATCACCTTTATCTCGAATGCAAAATTTCGGGAAAAATTGACCGCTTGTCAGGCAGGTGCCTTGATTGTCAGCCAGGCCGATGTGGAATTTTGCCGTGACGATCAGAACCTGATTATCGTCCCAGACCCTTATGTGGCCTATGCTATTTTGGCCCAATATATGGACAGCACACCAAAGGCAGCCGCTTTAGGTATTCACCCTTCTGCCAGTGTGTCGCCAGAAGCCAAGCTGGGCAGCAATGTCTCCATTGGGGCTAATGCCGTGATTGAAGCGGGGGCGAAACTGGGCGATGATGTGGTGATTGGCCCAGGTTGCTTTGTCGGCCAGAAGAGCCAAATCGGCGCCAGAACCCAGCTCTGGGCCAATGTGGCGGTTTACCACAATGTCCAAATCGGCACAGACTGCCTCATTCAATCCAGTGCAGTGATTGGTTCTGACGGTTTTGGCTATGCCAACGACAAGGGAAAATGGATCAAGATCCCGCAAACAGGCGGCGTGGTTATCGGCAACCGTGTGGAGATCGGGGCTTGCACCTGTATCGACCGTGGTGCTTTAGATCCAACCGTGATCGAGGATAATGTTATCATTGACAACCTCTGCCAAATTGCCCACAACGTACATATCGGCACGGGCACTGCGGTGGCCGGCGGTGTGATCATGGCCGGCAGCCTCAAGGTTGGTCGCTACTGCTTAATTGGTGGCGCTAGTGTTATCAATGGCCATATGGAAATTGCCGATGGTGTCACCATCACAGGCATGGGCATGGTGATGCGTCCGATTACCGAAAAAGGGGTTTACTCCTCTGGTATTCCGCTGCAAACCAACAAGGAATGGCGGAAAACCGCAGCCTTGACCCTCAATATTGACAAGATCAACGAACGCTTAAAAGCGATTGAGAAGCAGTTGAAGGCTTAAATAAATAGATCCCCTCCCCCGTTTACGGGGAGGGTTAGGGTGGGGGGATTGCCGCAAGGCAACAAGCGATTAGATTTTTACGAAAATTTGCAAATTTTTGCGATTTTTGTTCCGCTTGTCTCTTGAGCTTTGCTCAATCACCCGAGATGGCGCCAGCGTCCTCGCTGGTGCCTTAAGCATTATCAGCACCAGCCTAGAGGCTGGCGCTATCATAGAGATAAAAAACAACAAAATTATTTAACCTAGAGGAACTTATCGTGTCAGAAACGCGTGAATTGAAAGTTGTTGAAGTTGAAGAAATTATGAAGTTATTACCCCACCGCTATCCTTTCTTGTTAGTGGATCGGGTTTTAGATTTTGAAGAAGGCAAGTGGCTCACCGCTGTTAAAAATGTCAGCGTCAATGAGCCTTGCTTTACCGGCCACTTTCCAGGCAAGCCGATTTTCCCAGGCGTCTTGATTATGGAAGCCCTGGCTCAATCCATGGGGATCTTAGCCTTTAAAACCCATGAGTTAGAAGGTGGGGAGCTGTTTTACTTTGCAGGCATCGACAATGCCCGCTTTAAAAAGCCAGTTGTACCAGGCGATCAAATGAAATTACACGTCGAAGTTATCAAGGAAATGCGTGGCGTTACCCGCTTTACTGGGGTTGCAACGGTTGATGGCAAGGTAGTTTGTGAAGCCGAATTGATGTGTGCAAGAAGAAAATAAGAGAGGGTCTATGGAAGAGCGTATCCACCCAAGTGCCAAAATCAGCCCCCTAGCGGTGGTTGAAGAAGGGGCAAAAATCGGGCCTGATGTTGAAATCGGCGCCTTTTGTGTTATCGGCAAAGATGTTGAAATTGGTGCCAGAACCAAGCTACACAGCCACGTTGTGGTAAATGGCCACACCAGCATTGGTGAAGACAACCACATCTTCCAGTTTGCCAGCATTGGCGAGATCAACCAAGATCTCAAATACCAGGGTGAGCCAACCCGCACCGTGATCGGCAACCGCAACCGCATTCGTGAAAGCGTGACCATTCACCGTGGCACTACCCAGGGCGGCGGCGTGACCACCGTAGGCGATGATAACCTTTTTATGATCAACGCCCACATTGCCCACGACTGCCAAATCGGCAACCGCTGCATTCTGGCCAACAATGCCACCCTGGCAGGCCACGTTACCCTAGATGACTTTGTCATTGTGGGCGGTATGTCGGCCATTCACCAGTTTGTGGTCATTGGATCGCACGTGATGCTGGGTGGCGGCTCCATGGTTAGCCAAGATGTGCCGCCTTATGTGATGGCCCAGGGCAACCACGCCCAGCCTTTCGGGGTCAATTTGGAAGGGCTTAAACGCCGTGGCTTTGAAAAGGCCACCCTGCACGCCATCCGCAATGTCTATAAATTGATTTACCGCAGCGGCAAAACCCTAGAAGAAGCCATGCCAGAAATTGAGCATTATGCCAAAACCGAAGCGGCCGTCAGCCTCTTCTTGGACTTCTTCAAGCGTTCCACCCGTGGCATTATCCGTTAGTAGTCGAACAAGCGGTTTGATTTGGCCAATTTTTTGCAAATCAACCGCTTTCCTGGAGATAAGATGAAAAAACTCGTCCTCTTGTGGGCTTTTTTGCCTGCCTTGGTTTGGGCCAGAGACCCTTTTTTAAGCAATGAATTTAAGAACCTGCTAACCGCCGCTCACAATAATGATAGCCAAATGCAGTATGAAGTAGGCAAACGCTACTACACCGGCGAGGGCGTAGGAACGGATAAATTGCAGGGCATTGAGTGGCTGACCAAGGCCGCCAGCCAAGGCCATGTGATTGCCCAAAAGGCGCTGGGTATCTTATATCTTGATGGCGATGGCCCAAGCGTGCCAGCCGATGTGGCTGCCAGTATTCAATGGCTAGAGCGAGCGGCCTCGCAAAATGATTTGGATAGCCAAACCCTCCTAGCCCGTTTCTACAAGGACGGCCAAATTGTCACCCAAGACTATGCCAAGGCCGCCCAATGGGCAGAACTGGCCGCCCTGCAAGGCTCTGCGGCTGCCCGTTACTATTTGGGTAATATCTACCACTTCGGCCAAGGCCGAGAGGTCAATCTCAACCGTGCCTTTGAGCTTTACAAACAGTCGGCAGACCAAGGCTATCTGGATGCCTTCAACAACGCTGGCGGTATGCTCTTTGCCGGCCTCGGTACTCAAAAAGACCTTGTTGCAGGCTATGCTTACTGGATCGTGGGTAAGGCCTTGGGCAGTGAGTCGGCCAGCAAGAATATGGAAAACGAGGACAAAAAGAACAGCCTGACCGATGCACAAAAGGCCCAAGCCAATAAAATGGCCCAAGAGATGCTCAGAAAATTGGGTATTGGCAACCAAAACAGCACGCCAGCACCTAAGGCCAACACCAATAGCAACAAGAGCAATGCTAAAAGCACCAATACCAGCAAGAGCAATACGAGAAGTAGCAGCAATAAAACTAACAATAAAAGCAACAACAGCAAGAAATAAACCTCTTCTCTTCATCACTTAAATACGGGCTTAGGCCCGTATGTTTTATCATCAAGCCTATGTCACTACAACTTAACGCCATCGCCCTCCTCCTGGTCGCCCTTATCCTGCTTGGCCTTTTTAGCCAAAACAGCGCCGTGACCATTTCTGCTGCTGTCCTGCTGATTATGCAGCAAACCCTCTTATCCCAATACCTGCCCTGGGTGGACAAATACGGCCTCAAGATCGGCATTATTATCCTGACCATTGGCGTGCTTAGCCCCCTGGTGTCAGGCCGCATTGCCCTGCCGGATTACAAGATCTTTCTCAACTGGAAGATGGCCTTGGCCATCATCGCAGGCATTGCCGTGGCCTGGCTGGGCGGACGGGGCGTGAGCCTCATGTCTAGCCAGCCCGTGCTGGTTACAGGCCTCTTGATTGGCACCATTATCGGCGTAGCCTTTTTGAGCGGCGTACCTGTCGGCCCCTTGATTGCCGCCGGCATTTTGTCCCTGGTGATTGGTAAGATTTAGTGTGAGAACCGCTATGCAAAAAAATCCTAAAAATAAACCGCTTGTCAAAGCCGAATTTTCCCTCGCTCAAAAAGCTCTCTTAGAGCAACTGACCCAAACCACCACGGCTGATCATCGCCGCCTCTTTAGCCGTATTCGGGGCCTGGCCAGCATCAAATCTGCCACCGCCCAACAAGCCGTGATTGCAGAAATTGAAGCCGATCTCGCCGCTTGTCAGGCAAAATTTGCTGCCCGTCAGGCCCAGTTAGACAGCCTGGAGATCAGCTATCCTGACTTGCCCGTATCTGCCCGCCGTGAGGAAATCCTTAAGCTGATTTCGGAAAATCAGGTGGTGGTAATTGCGGGTGAAACAGGTTCGGGCAAGACCACCCAGCTGCCTAAAATGTGCCTGGAATTAGGGCGTGGGGTCAAGGGTTTAATCGGCCACACCCAGCCACGGCGGATTGCAGCCCGCTCGGTGGCCAACCGTGTGGCGGAGGAACTCAAGGGCGAACTGGGTGGCACGGTCGGTTACAAGGTGCGGTTTAATGATCAGGTGGGCGAAAACAGCCTGATCAAGCTGATGACTGACGGGATCTTGCTGGCGGAAATTCAACATGACCGCTACCTCAACCAGTACGATACCCTCATTATTGACGAGGCCCACGAACGCAGCCTTAACAACGATTTTATTCTGGGCTACCTCAAGCAGATCCTGCACAAACGCCCCGATCTCAAGGTCATCATTACCTCGGCAACCATTGATGTGGAACGCTTTTCCAAGCACTTCAACAATGCCCCGATTATTGAGGTGTCGGGCAGAACCTACCCGGTTGAGGTGCGTTATCGCCCAGTGGTTGAGGAAGAAGATCAGGATCAGCTTCAAGGCATTTTGAACGCTGTGGACGAGCTCCAAGCCGAGGGCCGGGGCGATATTTTGATCTTTATGAACGGGGAGCAGGAAATTCGGGACACGGCTGAAGCCCTGCAAAAGCAGAACCTCAAATTTACCGAAATCCTGCCCCTTTATGCCCGCTTGTCGGCTGCCGAACAGCAGCGGATCTTCCAGCCCAGCGGCTTAAATCGCATTATTTTGGCCACCAACGTGGCTGAAACCTCGCTGACCATTCCCAATATCAAGTATGTGATTGATACGGGAACGGCAAGAATTTCTCGTTACAGCTATCGCACCAAGGTGCAACGTTTGCCTATTGAGCCGATTTCACAGGCTTCCGCCAACCAACGCAAAGGGCGTTGTGGACGAACCAGTGAGGGGATCTGTATCCGCCTCTATTCAGAGGAGGACTTCAACAGCCGCCCAGAATTTACTGATCCTGAAATCCTGCGAACCAACCTGGCCTCGGTTATCTTGCAGATGACCTCCCTAGGCTTGAGTGATATTGCGGCTTTTCCTTTTGTGGATGCGCCTGATGGACGGCATATTCAGGATGGGCTTCGTTTATTGGAAGAATTAGAGGCCATCAAGCCAGACGATGGCGCCAGCGTCCACGCTGGTGCCAAAGGGCTGCAAGGCACGAGCGAGGACGCTCGCGCCAGCAAAAATCACAGAAAATTAACCAACATCGGCCGCCAGCTGGCTCAGCTTCCCATCGATCCCCGCCTGGGCCGTATGATCATCGCTGCCAGCCAGAATGGCTCCCTGCACGAGGTGATGATGATCGTCTCCGCCCTGTCCATTCAAGACCCACGGGAACGCCCGCAGGAAAAACAGCAGGCTTCAGACGAAAAACACCGCCGTTTCTTTGACAAGGAATCGGACTTCCTGGCCTTTGTCAATCTCTGGAACTACCTGCAAGAACAGCAAAAAGAACTGACTAAAAACCAGTTCCGCCGCCTCTGCCAGAAGGATTTTCTCAACTATGTGCGGGTGCGGGAGTGGCAGGATATTTACCACCAGCTCCGCCTCAGCGTACGGGAAATGGGCTTAAAAATTAACTCTGAACCCAGCACCTATCAGCAAATTCACACCGCCTTGCTGACGGGCTTGCTCTCGCATTTGGGTCTTAAAGAAGCGGAAAAAATGTCCTATTTGGGAGCCAGAAACGCTCATTTTGCCATCTTCCCTAACTCCTGTCTCTTTAAAAAACAGCCTAAGTGGGTGATGGTGGCCGAACTGGTGGAAACCTCCAAACTTTGGGGGCGAATGGCGGCACGGATTGAACCTGAATGGGTCGAGCCGCTGGCCCAGCACTTGGTTAAATCTTCTTACAGCGAACCGCACTGGGCCAAGTCCAAGGGGGCGGTGATGGCCTATGAAAAGGTCTCGCTCTTTGGCCTGCCGATTGTGGCCAACCGCTTGCAAAATTTCGGCAAAATTGACCCGCTTGCCAGCCGTGAAATCTTTATCCGTTCGGCCCTGGTGGAAGGCGAATGGATCACCAAGCACAAGTTCTTTCAGGAAAACAATCGCTTAATTAAGGAAGTGGAGGATTTAGAGCATAAGTCCCGCCGGCGAGATATTTTGGTGGACGAACAGGTGCTCTTTGATTTTTACGATCAGCGGATCGGCACGGAAGTGGTGTCCAGCCAGCATTTTGATACCTGGTGGAAAAAGGCCAGTGCCAAAGATCCTGACCTGCTCAACTTTGAAAAATCCTTCCTCATTAACGAGAATGCCAGCCTGGCCAGCGAGCTGGATTTTCCTAATTTCTGGTATCAAGGCTCACTCAAACTCAAGCTGACCTACCAGTTTGAAATCGGTTCTGAAGCGGACGGCGTAACCGTGCATATTCCCCTGCCCCTGCTCAATCAGGTGGAGCCAGAGGGCTTTGACTGGCAAATTCCAGGCCTCCGCCAGGAGCTGGTGGTTAGCCTAATTAAGTCCCTGCCCAAAGCCACACGGCGGAACTTTGTGCCAGCTCCTAACTATGCCGAGGCTTTTTTAGGCCGTGCCGAGCCCTTTGCCAAACCGCTCTTGGAAAGCCTGACCTACGAGCTACGCCGAATGACGGGCGTGACGGTCGAACCTGATTTGTGGGACTTGTCGCAACTTGCTCCTCATCTCAAGATGACCTTCCGAGTGATTGACGACAAGGGCAAGAAAATCGCCGAAAGCGGCAACTTGGACGAACTCAAATTCCAGCTCAAGGATCAGGTGCAAAGCACCCTTTCCAACATTGCTGATGACGGCATTGAGCAGTCGGGCCTGCACCTGTGGAGCTTCGACCAGCTGCCACAATTCTACGAGCAGAAAAAACAGCACTTTAGCGTTAAGGCCTATCCTGCCATTGTGGATGAACGGGAGTCGGTCGGCATTAAGCTCTTTGAAACCGAGTTTGAACAGGCACGAGCTATGCAGGCCGGCCTTCGCCGCTTGCTCCTGCTCAACGTGCCATCGCCTATTAAATACCTGCACGAAAAACTGCCCAACAAGGCCAAATTAGGCCTCTACTTTGCCCCTTTTGGCAAGGTGATGGAGCTGATTGACGACTGTATTGCCTGTGCGGTGGACAAGCTGATTGAGGATTTCGGCGGCTTTGTTTGGCAGGAAGCGGACTTTGAGCGGCTGCGAGACTATGTGCGGGAAAACCTCAACGAGGCCACCGTGCAAATCGCCCTTCAAACCGAGAAAATCCTAACCCTGGCCTTTGAGCTGAATAAACGGCTCAAGGGCAAGTTGGATTTCACTATGGCCTTTGCCCTGTCCGACATCAAGGCCCAACTGCAAGGTCTCATTTACCCTGATTTTGTCCAACAAACCGGCCATAAGCGTTTATCTGACCTGCAACGTTACCTGACCGCCATCGACAAACGGCTAGACAAACTCCACCAAGACAGCAACCAAGACCGCGCCAAAATGCTGCGAGTCGAAGCCGTGCAAGAGGCCTACAAGCAGCTACTGGCCAAACTGCCAAAATCTAAAGCCGTGCCTGATGAGGTGCTAGAAATTCGTTATATGATTGAGGAACTAAGGGTGAGTTTGTTCGCTCAACAGTTGGGGACTAATTATCCTATTTCGGATAAAAGGATTTTGAATGTGATTAGGGATATTTAGCCCTTATGGTAGCAAGGGTATTCTTGGGAGCTGTTGATAATTCAAGAAAAATGCTTGTTGGATAAGAAATAGGGAAGTGAAAACCTTCTAGATCCACCCCCCTCTTTAGCAAAGAGGGGCAGGGGGAGATTTGGCAGAAGAAATAGCAACGAGAGGGCTATTTTCGGAGAAAAAACAAACAAGATAATTTCTGACTAATCATTCTCTCATTCCGTTATCACTCCTGCCAAATCTCCCCTAACCCCTCTTTGCTAAAGAGGGGAATTACATCTATAGTTCATCAGAGATCACGACAACCGTAAATTTTTTCGAATTATCAACAGCCCCTAACAAAAAATTAAAAATACCCTTGCTACAAGCGGGTCGAAATTACATAAAATTTGCAAGAAAACCACAAATCTCAACCGCTTGTAACCTACACCTCAATCCCAAACTTTTCTTTCACGAGGGCTTGGAAATCGGTACAGCCGCCAACGTGCTTATCATCTAAAAAGATCTGAGGCACGGTGGCAACGGGTTTGCCGACACGGGGTTCTAGATCTTCCTTGCTGAGGCCTTCGGCGGGCATGTCAATAAATTTAAAATCAAAGCCTTCTAGCTCTTCCTTCATTTTTTCGGCCAGGGCCTTGGCACGGGTGCAGTAAGGGCAGGTGTAGCGGCCGTAAATTTCAACAAACATAATCATTCCTCTTAAAAAGTGTGATGGAGATCTAAATTTTAGCAGGCTTTTTGGAAAAAAGGTTACTTTCTTTCAAGTAGTAGGTGTAAAATTATTATGGTTTTTAACTCATTTCATAAAAGGAGAAAAAATGAAAAAACTAAGTTTAGTCGCTTTAACCGTTGCGGCAGTCGCTTTAAGTGCGTGTTCAACTACAAATACAACCAACCAAGGCGATGCGGCCCTGCAACAGCAGGCAGTTTTAGGTGTGAACTGGGTTCAGCAATCAGGCGAATACCAGGCTCTTGCCTATCAAGCCTTTAATGTGGCCAAGGTGTCTTTTGACCAAGCCAAGGTGAAAAAGGGCAAGAAAAAAGCGGTGGTGGTGGATTTAGATGAAACCATGGTGGACAACAGCGCTTATGCAGGTTGGCAAATTCAAAACAATAAGCCCTTTGATGGTAAGGACTGGACTCGTTGGGTAGAAGCCCGCCAAACCCAGGCCATTGCGGGTGCGGTGGAGTTTAATAACTACGTTAATAGCCACGGCGGCAAGGTTTTCTATGTCTCTAACCGTAAAGACGAGGGCGA
This window harbors:
- a CDS encoding acyl-[acyl-carrier-protein]--UDP-N-acetylglucosamine O-acyltransferase; translation: MEERIHPSAKISPLAVVEEGAKIGPDVEIGAFCVIGKDVEIGARTKLHSHVVVNGHTSIGEDNHIFQFASIGEINQDLKYQGEPTRTVIGNRNRIRESVTIHRGTTQGGGVTTVGDDNLFMINAHIAHDCQIGNRCILANNATLAGHVTLDDFVIVGGMSAIHQFVVIGSHVMLGGGSMVSQDVPPYVMAQGNHAQPFGVNLEGLKRRGFEKATLHAIRNVYKLIYRSGKTLEEAMPEIEHYAKTEAAVSLFLDFFKRSTRGIIR
- a CDS encoding ATP-dependent RNA helicase HrpA translates to MQKNPKNKPLVKAEFSLAQKALLEQLTQTTTADHRRLFSRIRGLASIKSATAQQAVIAEIEADLAACQAKFAARQAQLDSLEISYPDLPVSARREEILKLISENQVVVIAGETGSGKTTQLPKMCLELGRGVKGLIGHTQPRRIAARSVANRVAEELKGELGGTVGYKVRFNDQVGENSLIKLMTDGILLAEIQHDRYLNQYDTLIIDEAHERSLNNDFILGYLKQILHKRPDLKVIITSATIDVERFSKHFNNAPIIEVSGRTYPVEVRYRPVVEEEDQDQLQGILNAVDELQAEGRGDILIFMNGEQEIRDTAEALQKQNLKFTEILPLYARLSAAEQQRIFQPSGLNRIILATNVAETSLTIPNIKYVIDTGTARISRYSYRTKVQRLPIEPISQASANQRKGRCGRTSEGICIRLYSEEDFNSRPEFTDPEILRTNLASVILQMTSLGLSDIAAFPFVDAPDGRHIQDGLRLLEELEAIKPDDGASVHAGAKGLQGTSEDARASKNHRKLTNIGRQLAQLPIDPRLGRMIIAASQNGSLHEVMMIVSALSIQDPRERPQEKQQASDEKHRRFFDKESDFLAFVNLWNYLQEQQKELTKNQFRRLCQKDFLNYVRVREWQDIYHQLRLSVREMGLKINSEPSTYQQIHTALLTGLLSHLGLKEAEKMSYLGARNAHFAIFPNSCLFKKQPKWVMVAELVETSKLWGRMAARIEPEWVEPLAQHLVKSSYSEPHWAKSKGAVMAYEKVSLFGLPIVANRLQNFGKIDPLASREIFIRSALVEGEWITKHKFFQENNRLIKEVEDLEHKSRRRDILVDEQVLFDFYDQRIGTEVVSSQHFDTWWKKASAKDPDLLNFEKSFLINENASLASELDFPNFWYQGSLKLKLTYQFEIGSEADGVTVHIPLPLLNQVEPEGFDWQIPGLRQELVVSLIKSLPKATRRNFVPAPNYAEAFLGRAEPFAKPLLESLTYELRRMTGVTVEPDLWDLSQLAPHLKMTFRVIDDKGKKIAESGNLDELKFQLKDQVQSTLSNIADDGIEQSGLHLWSFDQLPQFYEQKKQHFSVKAYPAIVDERESVGIKLFETEFEQARAMQAGLRRLLLLNVPSPIKYLHEKLPNKAKLGLYFAPFGKVMELIDDCIACAVDKLIEDFGGFVWQEADFERLRDYVRENLNEATVQIALQTEKILTLAFELNKRLKGKLDFTMAFALSDIKAQLQGLIYPDFVQQTGHKRLSDLQRYLTAIDKRLDKLHQDSNQDRAKMLRVEAVQEAYKQLLAKLPKSKAVPDEVLEIRYMIEELRVSLFAQQLGTNYPISDKRILNVIRDI
- a CDS encoding glutaredoxin; amino-acid sequence: MFVEIYGRYTCPYCTRAKALAEKMKEELEGFDFKFIDMPAEGLSKEDLEPRVGKPVATVPQIFLDDKHVGGCTDFQALVKEKFGIEV
- a CDS encoding 5'-nucleotidase, lipoprotein e(P4) family → MKKLSLVALTVAAVALSACSTTNTTNQGDAALQQQAVLGVNWVQQSGEYQALAYQAFNVAKVSFDQAKVKKGKKKAVVVDLDETMVDNSAYAGWQIQNNKPFDGKDWTRWVEARQTQAIAGAVEFNNYVNSHGGKVFYVSNRKDEGEKAGTLDDLKKLGFKGADEASLYLKKDKSNKTPRFSEIEAQGYEIVLFVGDNLNDFGDATYRKSNKERKAFVDQNSKLFGKKFIVLPNPNYGDWEGGLAKDYYKGDAQSRVKIRLDAIKAWDGK